One segment of Terriglobia bacterium DNA contains the following:
- a CDS encoding zinc metalloprotease HtpX gives MNNLKTVFLLTLLTLLAIGVGDYFGGQNGMVLGFAIAGITNFISYFFSDKIALAMYRAQPVSREQLPRIYAVVERLTQKASLPMPKLYVIPTDSPNAFATGRNPAHASVAVTQGILQLLDDDELEGVLAHELGHVRNRDILTSSIAATLAGAITMLARMGFWFGLGGDRNDRDRGGGILMLLLAPVAAMLIQLWVSRTREYEADATGAGITHNPYALARALQKIDAYAKRVPLIASASTAHLFIIQPLTSASIGNLFSTHPPIAKRIERLTGQPEEFQR, from the coding sequence ATGAACAACTTGAAAACAGTTTTTCTGCTGACGCTGCTTACCCTGCTGGCCATTGGGGTGGGAGATTACTTCGGCGGACAAAACGGGATGGTCCTCGGATTCGCCATTGCCGGGATCACAAATTTTATTTCGTATTTTTTCTCTGACAAGATTGCTCTGGCCATGTACCGGGCGCAACCCGTCAGCCGGGAACAGCTGCCGCGTATCTATGCTGTGGTGGAGCGGCTCACGCAGAAGGCCAGCCTGCCCATGCCCAAGCTTTATGTGATTCCCACGGACTCACCCAACGCCTTTGCCACCGGACGAAACCCGGCGCATGCGTCCGTTGCGGTGACGCAGGGAATTCTTCAGCTTCTGGATGATGACGAACTGGAAGGCGTTCTGGCGCACGAGCTGGGCCATGTGCGCAATCGCGATATTCTCACCAGCTCAATCGCCGCGACTCTGGCCGGGGCCATCACCATGCTGGCCCGTATGGGCTTCTGGTTCGGCCTCGGCGGTGACCGGAACGATCGCGACCGTGGCGGCGGAATTCTTATGCTGCTCCTGGCCCCTGTGGCGGCCATGCTCATTCAATTATGGGTCTCACGCACGCGCGAATATGAAGCTGACGCCACAGGCGCGGGCATCACCCACAATCCTTATGCGCTGGCTCGGGCCCTGCAAAAAATTGATGCGTATGCAAAGAGGGTCCCGCTGATAGCATCGGCTTCCACAGCGCATCTTTTTATTATTCAGCCGCTCACGTCGGCGAGTATCGGCAACCTTTTCTCCACGCATCCTCCGATTGCCAAAAGGATTGAGAGGCTCACGGGACAGCCGGAAGAGTTTCAAAGATAA
- a CDS encoding multicopper oxidase domain-containing protein → MSHNDEGFFLSEKSSKARLREAENARKNRAEILKAYSQGKVSRRELMKWGLITTGGLLAPIHGLNPFVSSAYASGGGGGSTIPTGAPPSPTFGVQPFSTPMPRFDVIARGTNPLGGDLTPVPQAQANQTQQPLDPALVGGQTGLTGPIEGRPGGPIWAHQGFTDHAPQISVEMSQAQAQTNTVYNPAVASNLNSGIDPTTPIPLKFHPGFPTQAPNSVWTFNGTIPPKLVMSRYGEPILFRHHNRLPADVTQNNGFGRNTISTHEHNGHHGAENDGFTGAFFFPNQFYDYHWPIVLAGFRSINTDATDPRAGSPADNGGINKVPGDWRETMSTHWFHDHMFTFTSQNVYKGNAAMFNIYSALDRGDETVNDGVNLRLPSGSSNGKGWGNLDYDVNLMLNEKAFDASGQLFMDIFDFDGFLGDLMCVNLIYKPFFEVERRKYRFRILNASVSRFFKYGLSDGSPMIQIANDGNLLPSPVVQTISDEQGIAERYDWVIDFSRYNIGDKVWMVNVCEHKDGKKPSADLSLAQALSGTSSDPCVGKFLEFRIVRDPATPDVSQVPAVMIPNPDLSGIPVSRTRTFTFGSGASQPLSATDPAAYTTGAGGQTGPWGVQTDNGKMLNASWGRVSAAPGYGTREVWTLQNGGGGWDHPIHIHFEEGQILARNGSASNVPAWEKGRKDVYRLRPGGSVTLTLQFRDWGGMFMEHCHNTVHEDNAMLVRWEIDNGGAPFLRPLPTPIPTPQGVNFVAPDDIAPTAF, encoded by the coding sequence ATGAGTCATAACGATGAAGGCTTTTTTCTATCAGAAAAAAGCTCAAAGGCACGTCTGCGGGAAGCCGAGAACGCACGCAAGAACCGTGCGGAGATATTAAAGGCGTATTCGCAGGGCAAAGTCTCCCGTCGCGAACTGATGAAGTGGGGACTGATTACAACTGGTGGTCTTCTGGCCCCCATTCACGGCCTGAACCCGTTCGTTTCCAGCGCGTACGCCAGCGGTGGCGGCGGCGGATCTACCATACCCACCGGTGCACCGCCGAGTCCGACATTTGGAGTGCAGCCTTTCAGCACACCGATGCCGCGGTTTGACGTAATTGCACGCGGCACTAATCCTCTGGGCGGCGATCTGACTCCTGTTCCACAGGCACAGGCCAACCAGACGCAGCAGCCTCTGGATCCGGCCTTGGTCGGTGGACAGACCGGCCTGACCGGCCCGATCGAAGGCCGTCCGGGTGGACCAATCTGGGCGCACCAGGGTTTCACTGATCACGCACCACAGATCTCGGTTGAGATGTCCCAGGCCCAGGCACAGACCAATACGGTCTATAACCCTGCCGTGGCTTCGAACCTGAACTCCGGCATCGATCCGACAACGCCAATTCCTCTGAAGTTCCATCCTGGCTTCCCCACGCAGGCCCCGAACTCAGTCTGGACCTTCAACGGAACCATTCCGCCGAAGTTGGTGATGTCCCGTTACGGCGAGCCGATTCTGTTCCGCCATCACAACCGGCTGCCCGCCGATGTGACGCAGAACAACGGCTTTGGCCGCAACACCATCTCCACGCACGAGCACAACGGCCACCACGGTGCGGAGAATGACGGCTTTACCGGCGCGTTCTTCTTCCCCAACCAGTTCTACGATTATCACTGGCCGATCGTGCTGGCGGGCTTCCGTTCCATTAACACCGATGCCACCGACCCCCGCGCCGGCAGCCCCGCTGACAACGGCGGGATCAACAAGGTGCCGGGCGATTGGCGCGAAACCATGTCGACCCACTGGTTCCACGATCACATGTTCACGTTCACTTCACAGAACGTGTACAAGGGCAACGCTGCGATGTTCAACATCTACAGCGCGCTCGACCGTGGCGATGAAACCGTGAATGACGGCGTGAATCTGCGCCTGCCCAGCGGTTCCTCCAACGGCAAGGGCTGGGGCAACCTGGATTATGACGTCAATCTCATGTTGAACGAGAAGGCCTTTGATGCAAGCGGCCAGCTCTTCATGGATATCTTCGACTTTGACGGTTTCCTGGGCGACCTGATGTGCGTCAACCTGATCTACAAACCGTTCTTCGAAGTGGAGCGCCGCAAGTATCGCTTCCGCATCCTGAACGCCAGCGTTTCCCGTTTCTTCAAGTACGGTCTGTCTGACGGATCGCCAATGATCCAGATCGCCAATGACGGTAACCTGCTGCCTTCGCCGGTCGTGCAAACGATCTCCGACGAGCAGGGCATCGCCGAGCGCTATGACTGGGTGATTGACTTCTCCCGGTACAACATCGGCGACAAAGTCTGGATGGTAAACGTTTGCGAGCATAAGGACGGCAAAAAGCCTTCTGCCGACCTGTCACTCGCTCAGGCGCTCTCCGGCACGTCATCTGATCCTTGCGTTGGAAAGTTCCTGGAATTCCGCATCGTGCGTGATCCCGCGACTCCTGACGTGAGCCAGGTTCCTGCTGTGATGATCCCGAATCCTGACCTGTCCGGCATTCCCGTGTCACGTACACGCACCTTCACTTTCGGCAGCGGCGCTTCACAGCCTCTGTCCGCTACTGATCCTGCGGCTTACACCACCGGCGCGGGCGGGCAGACTGGTCCGTGGGGCGTGCAGACCGACAATGGCAAGATGCTGAACGCAAGCTGGGGCCGCGTCTCTGCGGCGCCGGGTTACGGCACGCGCGAGGTCTGGACGCTGCAGAACGGCGGCGGCGGCTGGGACCACCCGATCCACATCCACTTTGAAGAAGGCCAGATCCTGGCACGGAACGGTAGCGCATCTAACGTTCCGGCCTGGGAAAAGGGCCGCAAGGACGTGTATCGCCTGCGTCCGGGTGGAAGCGTGACCCTGACCCTGCAGTTCCGTGACTGGGGTGGAATGTTCATGGAGCACTGCCACAACACAGTGCACGAGGACAATGCCATGCTGGTACGTTGGGAAATCGACAACGGCGGCGCACCGTTCCTACGGCCGCTTCCGACACCGATCCCAACTCCTCAGGGCGTGAACTTCGTCGCTCCTGATGACATAGCCCCGACCGCGTTCTAA
- a CDS encoding SCO family protein — protein MRRTGQAGFATVAAIFLTAILYLAVGPRPAAADNARYGAGYFPNVVLTNQDGVKVHFYDDVLKGKSVVIDLIYTSCVDSCPLETARLAQVQKMLGDRVGKDIFFYSITIDPKHDTPKVLKEYRDKYHIGPGWTFLTGKQADIDLISKKLGLYTEPDPNDRDGHTPSVLIGNEPSGQWMRNSATDNARILTNMIGNWLDSWGHAKAVDAKANPDKGLPFDIRDQGRYTFATHCAACHTIGHGDKIGPDLLGVTTVHDRSWLETFISTPEKVIAAKDPIAVALYKKYNGINMPNLRLSDDELNNLLDFLAKQSAEHDKEAASAEKAGAVKTDSAQPLH, from the coding sequence ATGCGACGGACAGGCCAGGCAGGCTTCGCGACAGTTGCCGCCATTTTTCTTACCGCAATTCTTTATTTAGCAGTAGGCCCAAGGCCCGCGGCGGCAGACAATGCCCGCTATGGAGCCGGCTATTTCCCCAACGTTGTCCTCACCAATCAGGATGGCGTCAAAGTCCATTTTTATGACGACGTGCTCAAAGGCAAAAGCGTTGTCATCGACTTGATCTATACCAGCTGTGTGGATTCATGCCCGCTGGAAACCGCGCGCCTGGCGCAGGTGCAGAAGATGCTGGGTGATCGTGTGGGAAAAGATATTTTCTTTTACTCCATCACCATCGATCCCAAGCATGACACTCCCAAGGTGCTCAAGGAGTATCGGGATAAATACCACATCGGTCCAGGATGGACATTCCTTACGGGCAAGCAAGCCGATATCGATCTCATCAGCAAGAAGCTGGGGCTTTACACTGAGCCTGATCCGAATGATCGCGACGGCCACACGCCCAGCGTGCTCATCGGCAATGAACCGAGTGGCCAGTGGATGCGCAACTCAGCCACCGATAATGCCCGGATCCTGACGAACATGATCGGGAACTGGCTTGACAGCTGGGGCCATGCTAAGGCCGTGGATGCCAAAGCTAATCCTGACAAAGGGCTGCCGTTCGACATCAGGGACCAGGGACGCTACACCTTTGCCACGCATTGCGCCGCATGCCACACCATCGGCCACGGCGATAAAATTGGCCCGGATTTGCTGGGCGTGACAACGGTGCATGATCGCAGCTGGCTGGAGACTTTCATCTCGACGCCGGAAAAGGTGATTGCCGCAAAGGACCCCATTGCCGTAGCGCTGTATAAGAAATACAACGGCATCAATATGCCCAATCTTCGGCTGTCAGACGATGAATTGAACAACCTGCTCGACTTTCTGGCGAAGCAAAGCGCGGAGCATGACAAAGAAGCAGCCAGCGCGGAAAAAGCCGGGGCCGTGAAGACAGACTCCGCCCAGCCGCTGCACTAA
- the kdsA gene encoding 3-deoxy-8-phosphooctulonate synthase, with protein sequence MSAQNPFNIDGLDLGSALFLIAGPCVIESEAHALKMAQEISTVARKLNIPYIFKASYDKANRTSLHSFRGPGLEEGLRILQRIGKEAGVPVLTDVHEAKDVPAVAEAVDVVQIPAFLCRQTDILVAAAKYAKSINIKKGQFVSPWDMRHAVEKVRASGNDNIVLTERGSSFGYNNLVVDMRSLAIMRQFAPVVFDATHSIQLPSSGVGGKAVSGGQPEYIPLLARAAVAAGVDGVFMEVHDNPAEAKSDGANALRLSDLEAVLKELLAIRSALKT encoded by the coding sequence ATGTCTGCCCAAAACCCATTCAATATTGACGGCCTCGATCTCGGCAGCGCCCTCTTCCTCATCGCGGGCCCGTGTGTGATTGAAAGTGAAGCTCACGCCCTGAAGATGGCGCAAGAGATCAGCACCGTGGCGCGCAAGCTGAACATTCCTTACATCTTTAAAGCGTCATATGACAAGGCCAACCGCACGTCACTGCATAGTTTTCGCGGACCGGGGCTGGAAGAAGGCCTGCGCATCCTTCAGAGAATCGGAAAAGAAGCCGGTGTTCCAGTGCTGACAGACGTCCATGAAGCCAAGGACGTGCCCGCCGTGGCGGAAGCGGTAGACGTTGTGCAGATTCCAGCTTTTCTTTGCCGGCAGACCGACATACTGGTGGCCGCAGCCAAATATGCAAAGTCCATCAACATCAAGAAGGGCCAGTTTGTGTCGCCCTGGGACATGCGCCATGCGGTGGAAAAAGTGCGCGCATCCGGCAATGACAATATTGTCCTTACAGAACGCGGCAGTTCATTCGGATATAACAACCTGGTGGTTGACATGCGCTCGCTGGCAATCATGCGCCAGTTTGCGCCTGTGGTGTTTGACGCTACTCATTCGATACAGTTGCCTTCCTCGGGCGTTGGCGGCAAAGCCGTTTCCGGAGGTCAGCCGGAGTACATTCCGCTACTGGCCCGCGCGGCAGTAGCAGCCGGCGTGGACGGCGTGTTCATGGAAGTGCATGACAATCCGGCGGAAGCCAAGTCCGACGGCGCAAACGCGTTGCGTTTGAGCGATCTGGAAGCAGTGTTGAAGGAACTGCTGGCGATCAGGAGTGCGCTCAAAACCTAG
- a CDS encoding CTP synthase encodes MAAKYIFVTGGVVSSLGKGLAAASIGCLLESRGLKVNLMKFDPYLNVDPGTMSPFQHGEVFVTDDGAETDLDLGHYERFTHAKLLRDNNWTTGRIYEQIITKERRGDYLGKTVQVIPHVTNEIKAAMKKVAQDVDVALVEIGGTVGDIESLPFLEAIRQMRQELGRDNTIFIHVTLVPWIGAAGELKTKPTQHSVKELLSIGIQPDILLCRTDRFLSKELKGKIALFCNVEDEAVITAKDVASIYEVPLVFAREGVDTLLLRYLRMDAKEPDLTHWEELMHRVYNPKDEVHIGIVGKYVEYEDSYKSLKEALVHGAVAHNLKLNLTWVEAEGLESKDGNRDYETQLEGFDGILVPGGFGKRGIEGMLNGIRYARENKVPYFGICLGMQTACIEFARNVCGLDEANSSEFDQATPHRIIYKLRELTGIDELGGTMRLGAWTCKLEPNSQAAKAYGTTEISERHRHRYEFNREYEAVLTGGGLRITGATPDGTYVEIVEIPDHPYFLGCQFHPEFKSKPLEPHPLFSAFVKASYENGQKRRDAKSTEDVEMFLRPERIVRR; translated from the coding sequence ATGGCAGCGAAATATATTTTCGTGACTGGCGGTGTTGTGTCTTCACTGGGCAAAGGACTGGCAGCGGCTTCCATCGGCTGCCTGCTGGAGAGCCGTGGGCTCAAGGTCAACCTGATGAAGTTTGACCCGTATCTCAATGTCGATCCCGGCACCATGTCTCCGTTCCAGCATGGCGAAGTCTTTGTGACCGATGACGGCGCAGAGACCGACCTGGATCTGGGACACTACGAACGCTTCACCCACGCCAAGCTGCTGCGCGACAATAACTGGACCACTGGCCGCATTTACGAACAGATCATCACCAAGGAGCGTCGCGGTGACTATCTGGGAAAGACCGTGCAGGTGATTCCGCACGTGACCAATGAAATCAAAGCCGCGATGAAGAAGGTAGCGCAGGATGTGGACGTGGCGCTGGTGGAAATCGGTGGCACGGTCGGCGACATTGAATCACTGCCGTTTCTGGAAGCCATTCGCCAGATGCGCCAGGAACTGGGTCGCGACAACACTATCTTCATTCATGTAACGCTGGTGCCGTGGATCGGGGCAGCCGGCGAGCTCAAGACCAAGCCGACGCAACACTCGGTGAAAGAGCTGCTGAGCATTGGAATCCAGCCGGACATCCTGCTCTGCCGCACGGACAGATTTCTTTCCAAGGAACTGAAAGGCAAGATTGCGCTCTTCTGCAACGTGGAAGATGAAGCCGTCATCACGGCGAAAGATGTGGCGTCGATCTACGAAGTGCCCCTGGTGTTTGCGCGTGAAGGCGTGGACACGCTGCTGCTGCGCTACCTGCGCATGGACGCGAAGGAACCCGACCTGACACATTGGGAAGAGCTGATGCACCGCGTTTACAACCCGAAAGACGAAGTCCATATTGGAATTGTGGGCAAGTATGTGGAGTATGAGGATTCTTACAAGTCGCTCAAAGAAGCGTTGGTCCACGGCGCAGTGGCGCACAACCTGAAGTTGAACCTGACGTGGGTTGAAGCCGAGGGGCTGGAAAGCAAAGACGGCAATCGCGATTACGAGACGCAGCTTGAGGGGTTCGACGGGATTTTGGTACCGGGCGGCTTTGGGAAGCGCGGCATTGAGGGGATGCTGAACGGTATCCGTTATGCCCGCGAGAATAAAGTCCCGTATTTCGGTATTTGCCTGGGCATGCAAACTGCGTGCATTGAGTTTGCGCGCAACGTATGCGGGCTGGACGAAGCAAACTCCAGCGAATTCGATCAAGCCACACCCCACCGCATCATTTATAAGCTGCGCGAGTTGACCGGCATCGATGAATTGGGAGGCACCATGCGTCTGGGCGCGTGGACATGCAAACTTGAGCCGAACAGTCAGGCCGCGAAGGCATACGGCACAACGGAAATCAGCGAACGCCATCGCCATCGCTATGAATTCAACCGCGAGTATGAAGCTGTGCTGACCGGTGGCGGCCTGCGCATCACCGGCGCCACCCCGGACGGAACCTACGTGGAGATCGTAGAGATCCCTGACCATCCGTATTTCCTGGGCTGCCAGTTCCATCCGGAATTCAAGTCCAAGCCGCTGGAACCGCATCCGCTGTTCAGCGCGTTTGTAAAAGCCAGCTATGAGAACGGCCAGAAACGCCGCGACGCCAAGAGCACGGAAGATGTGGAGATGTTCTTAAGGCCGGAGAGGATCGTCAGAAGATAG
- a CDS encoding M48 family metallopeptidase, whose protein sequence is MKLLGSLCLLVLCVGISSPKTTAQTAASPEAPPAAAQAKPATQTTQYTLPPDKLAKSKALYDLRGKLRIIDTIYGLLVLLGLLYLGVAARYRDMAEASGKNRFVQALIFVALFLITTTALQLPLDAYQQSISLKYGLSVQSWGSWLGDVGKGMLVGFVIFSFLAWLITTLIRKSPRRWWFYSWLIVVPFLVFVIALSPILIDPLFNKFEPLDKTNPELVTAIQQVTRRGGIEIPRDRMFLMKASEKVTTLNAYVTGFGPSKRVVVWDTTIQHASTPETLFVFGHEMGHYVLNHIVIGIAAAAVGLFIGFYLLYRIANWAFPRFQQRWRMHEPWDWAALVMLVLIFSIMSTLSSPIGNGFSRQLEHNADIYGLEVTHGINPNPQEAAAHAFQVLGELSLSYPYPNKFVVFWYADHPPINERVPFAHNYDPWGKGEQPKYVK, encoded by the coding sequence ATGAAGCTGCTCGGCTCTCTTTGTCTACTTGTATTGTGCGTTGGCATTTCGTCCCCGAAGACAACGGCACAAACTGCCGCGTCTCCTGAGGCGCCCCCTGCTGCTGCACAGGCCAAGCCGGCAACGCAGACCACCCAGTACACGCTGCCTCCTGACAAGCTGGCAAAATCCAAGGCGCTTTATGATCTGCGCGGCAAACTTCGGATCATTGACACCATTTACGGGCTGCTGGTTCTTCTGGGGTTGCTGTATCTCGGCGTAGCAGCCAGATATCGCGATATGGCGGAAGCTTCGGGCAAGAACCGATTTGTGCAGGCATTGATTTTTGTTGCGCTGTTTCTGATTACCACTACGGCACTGCAGCTTCCACTCGACGCTTACCAGCAGAGCATCAGCCTCAAGTACGGCCTCTCTGTTCAGAGTTGGGGATCTTGGCTGGGCGACGTGGGAAAAGGCATGCTGGTAGGGTTTGTCATCTTCAGCTTTCTGGCTTGGCTGATCACGACACTCATTCGTAAGAGCCCTCGACGCTGGTGGTTTTACAGTTGGTTGATCGTAGTCCCTTTTCTGGTTTTTGTTATCGCCCTTTCGCCGATCCTGATTGATCCCCTGTTCAACAAATTCGAGCCGCTCGATAAGACGAACCCGGAGCTTGTAACCGCAATCCAACAGGTCACACGTCGCGGTGGAATCGAGATACCCCGCGATCGCATGTTCCTGATGAAGGCCAGCGAAAAGGTCACAACGTTGAACGCCTACGTCACGGGCTTTGGGCCCTCCAAGCGCGTTGTGGTCTGGGATACAACGATTCAGCATGCCAGCACGCCCGAGACACTCTTCGTCTTTGGCCATGAAATGGGGCATTACGTCCTGAACCACATTGTGATTGGCATTGCTGCCGCGGCTGTAGGCCTGTTCATCGGTTTCTATCTGCTCTACCGCATTGCGAACTGGGCGTTCCCGCGCTTCCAGCAGCGCTGGCGCATGCATGAGCCGTGGGACTGGGCGGCTCTGGTGATGCTGGTTTTGATTTTCTCCATCATGTCAACGCTTTCCTCGCCGATTGGCAACGGCTTCAGCCGCCAGTTGGAGCACAACGCCGATATCTATGGCCTGGAAGTCACGCATGGCATCAATCCCAACCCGCAGGAAGCCGCCGCGCACGCTTTCCAGGTCCTGGGAGAGCTGAGTTTGTCCTACCCTTATCCAAATAAATTTGTAGTGTTCTGGTATGCCGATCACCCTCCGATCAATGAGCGCGTGCCCTTTGCCCACAACTACGATCCGTGGGGCAAGGGCGAGCAGCCGAAGTATGTGAAGTGA